In Comamonadaceae bacterium OS-1, a single window of DNA contains:
- the ggt_2 gene encoding glutathione hydrolase proenzyme: MQPVAIKRMWMGLPLLGAALVLSACGGGDDPADTACLQSTSSGEVTVGSGLPGDPAIPEPASGYRSGKTAVSAKKYMVVTANPLATQAGCKVLKDGGSAVDAAVAVQAVLGLVEPQSSGLGGGAFMLHYNATTKVVQSYDGREQAPAAATENYLRQISDTNTARPLPAPAGSTSATSFSGVRASGRSIGTPGAVRMLELAYQDNGKLPWKTLFQPAAKLATDGFQISGRLADAIELNRTSLLNDSEATAYFLNADGTSKTLKTVLKNPAYAETLNAIATGGANAFYTGPIAQAIVDKIKVSNGVTTTITPGLTEMSDLANYTAVRRTPVCSTYRAYWVCGMPPPSSGGIAVAQTLGMLENYAMSNFAPASLTLDGGKPTVMGVHLVSEAERLAYADRNMYVADTDFVSLPGNGISSMLNKDYLRSRASLIRFDRSMGVATAGVFAAPTALGSSATEGKGTTHMSIIDKDGNAVVMTTTVESSMGSFHMTKGFLLNNQLTDFSFDPSDSNGPIANRVGPLKRPRSSMAPTLVFAKAADGSQGDLVMATGSPGGAAIIQFVVKTLVSALDWGMNAQQATSMVNFGAANSATTGIGGEHPAIDATSNGANDALVTTLRGMGHTVSVAAQSSGTSTIIKTATGLVGGADPRREGLVLGDGVKP; this comes from the coding sequence ATGCAACCAGTTGCAATCAAAAGAATGTGGATGGGCTTGCCCCTCCTTGGCGCAGCCTTGGTGCTCAGTGCCTGCGGCGGAGGCGACGACCCGGCAGACACCGCGTGCCTGCAAAGCACCAGCTCCGGCGAGGTCACCGTCGGCTCCGGGCTGCCCGGCGACCCGGCCATCCCCGAGCCCGCCTCCGGTTACCGCAGCGGCAAAACCGCCGTCAGCGCCAAAAAATACATGGTGGTCACCGCCAACCCGCTGGCCACACAGGCGGGCTGCAAGGTGCTGAAAGACGGTGGCTCGGCGGTGGATGCCGCCGTGGCCGTGCAGGCGGTGCTGGGCCTGGTCGAGCCGCAGTCGTCCGGCCTGGGCGGCGGCGCATTCATGCTGCACTACAACGCCACCACCAAAGTGGTGCAAAGCTACGACGGCCGCGAACAAGCGCCCGCCGCCGCCACCGAAAACTACCTGCGCCAGATCAGCGACACCAACACCGCCCGGCCCCTGCCCGCCCCGGCCGGCTCCACCTCGGCCACCAGCTTCAGCGGCGTGCGCGCCAGTGGCCGCTCCATCGGCACGCCGGGTGCCGTGCGCATGCTGGAGCTGGCCTACCAGGACAACGGCAAGCTGCCGTGGAAAACGCTGTTCCAGCCCGCCGCCAAACTGGCCACCGACGGCTTCCAGATCAGTGGCCGCCTGGCCGATGCCATCGAGCTCAACCGCACCAGCCTGCTCAACGATTCCGAGGCCACGGCCTACTTCCTGAATGCCGACGGCACCTCCAAAACCCTGAAGACGGTGCTGAAGAACCCCGCCTATGCCGAGACCCTCAACGCCATCGCCACCGGCGGTGCCAACGCGTTCTACACCGGCCCCATCGCCCAGGCCATTGTGGACAAAATCAAGGTCAGCAACGGAGTCACCACCACCATCACCCCCGGCCTGACCGAGATGAGCGACCTGGCCAACTACACCGCCGTGCGCCGCACCCCGGTGTGCAGCACCTACCGCGCGTACTGGGTCTGCGGCATGCCGCCACCCTCGTCCGGCGGCATTGCGGTGGCGCAAACCCTGGGCATGCTGGAGAACTACGCCATGTCCAACTTCGCCCCTGCCAGCCTCACGCTGGACGGCGGCAAGCCCACGGTGATGGGCGTACACCTGGTCAGCGAGGCCGAGCGCCTGGCCTACGCCGACCGCAACATGTACGTGGCCGACACCGACTTCGTCAGCCTGCCCGGCAACGGCATCAGCTCCATGCTCAACAAAGACTACCTGCGCAGCCGTGCCAGCCTGATCCGCTTCGACCGCAGCATGGGCGTGGCCACCGCGGGGGTATTTGCCGCCCCCACCGCCCTAGGCTCCAGCGCCACCGAGGGCAAAGGCACCACCCACATGTCCATCATCGACAAAGACGGCAACGCCGTGGTGATGACCACCACGGTGGAAAGCTCCATGGGTTCGTTCCACATGACCAAGGGTTTTTTGCTGAACAACCAGTTGACCGACTTCTCGTTCGACCCGTCGGACAGCAACGGCCCCATCGCCAACCGGGTCGGCCCGCTCAAACGCCCACGCAGCTCCATGGCCCCCACCCTGGTGTTTGCCAAGGCCGCCGACGGCAGCCAGGGCGACCTGGTCATGGCCACCGGCTCGCCCGGCGGTGCCGCCATCATCCAGTTTGTGGTGAAGACCCTGGTCAGCGCACTCGACTGGGGCATGAACGCCCAGCAAGCCACCTCGATGGTGAACTTTGGCGCAGCCAACAGCGCCACCACCGGCATCGGCGGTGAGCACCCTGCCATCGACGCCACCAGCAACGGCGCCAACGACGCGCTGGTCACCACCCTGCGCGGCATGGGCCACACCGTATCGGTGGCGGCACAGTCCAGCGGCACCAGCACCATCATCAAAACCGCCACCGGCCTGGTCGGCGGCGCCGACCCCCGCCGCGAAGGGCTGGTGCTGGGCGATGGCGTGAAGCCGTAG
- the cobO gene encoding cobalamin adenosyltransferase gives MANRLTQIATRTGDNGTTGLGDNTRVSKNSLRVHAMGDVDELNSHIGLLLCEPMPEGVRTLLVEVQHQLFNLGGELSIPGFELLKPEAVLALDQALAEHNATLPRLAEFILPAGTRAASQAHICRTVARRAERTVVALEQQDALKDTPRHYLNRLSDLLFVLARVLNRVDGGDDVYWKSERMARTAEE, from the coding sequence ATGGCCAACCGCCTGACACAGATCGCCACCCGCACCGGCGACAACGGCACCACCGGCCTGGGCGACAACACCCGCGTCTCCAAAAACAGCCTGCGTGTGCACGCCATGGGCGATGTGGACGAGCTCAACAGCCACATCGGCCTGCTGCTGTGCGAACCCATGCCCGAGGGCGTGCGCACGCTGCTGGTGGAGGTGCAGCACCAGCTGTTTAACCTGGGCGGCGAGCTGTCCATCCCCGGCTTCGAGCTGCTCAAGCCCGAGGCCGTGCTGGCGCTGGACCAGGCCCTGGCCGAGCACAACGCCACGCTGCCCCGGCTGGCCGAATTCATCCTGCCCGCAGGCACCCGCGCCGCGTCGCAGGCCCACATCTGCCGCACCGTGGCCCGCCGCGCCGAACGCACCGTGGTGGCGCTGGAGCAGCAAGACGCGCTGAAAGACACGCCCCGGCACTACCTGAACCGGCTGAGCGATTTGCTGTTTGTGCTGGCCCGGGTGCTGAACCGCGTGGACGGCGGTGACGACGTGTACTGGAAGAGCGAGCGCATGGCCAGAACGGCCGAAGAATAG
- a CDS encoding putative FAD-linked oxidoreductase, with product MHAPTLAIRPVPAALADALQSRFGAQFSVAMAVREHHGRDESAFSVPPPAAVVFAENTADVADAVRLAAAHAVPVIPFGVGSSLEGHLLAVQGGISLDLGRMNAILSIDADDLTVTVQPGVTRKQLNEAIKHTGLFFPIDPGADATIGGMCATRASGTNAVRYGTMRENVLALEVVTASGETIRTGTRAKKSSAGYDLTRLMVGSEGTLGVITEVTLKVYPLPEAISAAICSFPSIEAAVRTTIQVIQLGVPIARVELIDANTVRMVNAYAKLGLREEPMLLMEFHGSPTGVKEQAELVQEIASDHGGQAFEWASTPEERTRLWTARHNAYFAAVQSRPGCKAISTDTCVPISRLADCLLDSVAEADASGIPYFLVGHVGDGNFHFGYLIDPDSADERARAEALNDALVARALRLDGTCSGEHGIGLHKMEFLVAEAGDGAVAMMRAIKQALDPLNILNPGKIFKI from the coding sequence ATGCACGCCCCTACCCTTGCCATCCGCCCCGTTCCCGCCGCCCTGGCCGATGCCTTGCAAAGCCGCTTCGGCGCGCAGTTCTCGGTTGCCATGGCGGTGCGCGAACACCATGGGCGCGACGAATCGGCGTTCTCGGTGCCCCCGCCCGCCGCCGTGGTGTTTGCCGAAAACACCGCCGACGTGGCCGATGCGGTACGGCTGGCCGCCGCCCACGCGGTGCCGGTGATTCCGTTCGGTGTGGGCTCCTCGCTGGAAGGGCATTTGCTGGCGGTGCAAGGCGGCATCAGCCTGGACCTGGGCCGCATGAACGCCATCCTCAGCATCGATGCCGACGACCTGACGGTGACCGTGCAACCCGGCGTCACACGCAAGCAGCTCAACGAGGCCATCAAACACACCGGCCTGTTCTTCCCCATCGACCCCGGCGCAGACGCGACCATTGGCGGCATGTGCGCCACCCGCGCCAGCGGTACCAACGCCGTGCGTTACGGCACCATGCGCGAAAACGTGCTGGCGCTGGAGGTGGTGACGGCCAGCGGCGAAACCATCCGCACCGGCACCCGCGCCAAAAAGTCCAGCGCGGGCTACGACCTCACGCGGCTGATGGTGGGCAGCGAGGGCACGCTGGGCGTGATCACCGAGGTCACCCTCAAGGTCTACCCCCTGCCCGAGGCCATCTCGGCGGCCATTTGCTCCTTCCCCAGCATCGAAGCCGCCGTGCGCACCACCATCCAGGTGATCCAGCTCGGCGTGCCCATCGCCCGGGTAGAGCTGATCGACGCCAACACCGTGCGCATGGTCAACGCCTACGCCAAGCTGGGCCTGCGCGAAGAACCCATGCTGCTGATGGAGTTCCACGGCTCGCCCACCGGTGTCAAAGAACAAGCCGAACTGGTGCAAGAGATCGCCTCCGACCATGGCGGCCAGGCGTTTGAATGGGCCAGCACGCCCGAGGAACGCACCCGGCTGTGGACGGCGCGGCACAACGCCTACTTTGCCGCCGTGCAGTCGCGCCCCGGCTGCAAAGCGATTTCCACCGACACCTGCGTGCCCATCTCGCGCCTGGCCGACTGCCTGCTGGATTCGGTGGCCGAGGCAGATGCGTCCGGCATTCCCTACTTTCTGGTCGGCCACGTGGGCGACGGCAACTTCCACTTTGGCTATTTGATCGACCCCGACAGCGCCGACGAGCGTGCCCGCGCCGAGGCCCTGAACGATGCCCTGGTGGCCCGCGCCCTGCGCCTGGACGGCACCTGCAGCGGCGAGCACGGCATCGGCCTGCACAAGATGGAGTTTTTGGTGGCCGAGGCGGGCGACGGCGCGGTGGCCATGATGCGCGCCATCAAGCAGGCGCTGGACCCGCTGAACATCCTGAACCCCGGAAAGATTTTCAAAATTTAG